In the Brevinematia bacterium genome, TTGAAGATAGTATATATAGTGACAACGAGACAACCTATGATGAGTTTCTAAATATAGAGGATCAAACGGTGGAAAATCCTGAGAAAACTGTCTTAAAGAAAGCTGTTGCAGAGGAAGTTAGAAATATCATTGAATCGCTTCCGGATAAAGAGAGAGAGATAATAAAGTATAGGTATGGTTTTTATGGAAGATCTCTATCTCTCAAAGAAATTGGTGAGATAATGGGGCTTACTAAGGAAAGAGTAAGGCAGATTGAAAACAGAGCAATAGAGAGAATAAGAGAGATAATAAAAGCGAAGTCTCCCGAGTTACTTGAGATAAACTTCAACTAATTGGTTTCAGTCTTTTAGTGTCTAAAGTGTCTAACACCGGTAAATACCATAGCAATACCGTTTCTATTTGCCTCTTCTATTGACTCATCATCTCTGACAGAACCTCCAGGCTGTATTATCGCAGTTATACCTTCTTTGGCTAAAAGTTCTACACTGTCCTTAAATGGG is a window encoding:
- a CDS encoding sigma-70 family RNA polymerase sigma factor, translated to EDSIYSDNETTYDEFLNIEDQTVENPEKTVLKKAVAEEVRNIIESLPDKEREIIKYRYGFYGRSLSLKEIGEIMGLTKERVRQIENRAIERIREIIKAKSPELLEINFN